In the Streptomyces sp. f51 genome, one interval contains:
- a CDS encoding FAD-binding protein, which produces MNSTAAEAAARVAARVDPEVIVKPGDARYAALAGRGYNTRFVASPDEIWLVHCASQVEKAVNRAIADNRRITVRGGGHCFEKLVDDPQFRVLVDMSEMKDITFDPAMNAFAVQAGARLGEVYKALYEGWGVTVPGGVCPEVGVGGHVSGGGYGPLSRRFGLVVDHLYAVEVVVADRGGRARTVIATREGNDPHRDLWWAHTGGGGGGFGIVTRFWFRSPGASGGPSSLLPKPPARMRETYVTWPWAQLTEAAFTRLVLNHGAWHAANSAPGSPYSVMHSSFQLHSSIAGSIQLEIRMDATLPNTAQLHDDYINAVNAGVGVQPTIDVKEGTWLEIALEPTASYGAYSRQKSMGGHLRKPLTPTQVGAVYRSLSDPTHYGVGLVYLAAYGCRINTVPSSATAIPQRDSVIKLWYSNNWSDPAQDEAEVDWVRTLRKNVHAETGGFPVPNDRQDGGYINYPDIDMRDPAQNTTGVPWYSLFWKDNYPRLQRVKNTYDPKNVFRHALSLDPA; this is translated from the coding sequence TTGAACTCGACCGCGGCCGAGGCCGCGGCCAGGGTCGCCGCCCGGGTCGATCCGGAGGTGATCGTCAAGCCGGGTGACGCCCGGTACGCCGCACTCGCCGGGCGCGGCTACAACACCCGCTTCGTGGCCTCGCCGGACGAGATCTGGCTCGTGCACTGCGCCTCCCAGGTGGAGAAGGCGGTCAACCGGGCCATCGCCGACAACCGGCGCATTACGGTGCGCGGCGGCGGCCACTGCTTCGAGAAGCTGGTCGACGACCCCCAGTTCCGGGTGCTCGTCGACATGTCCGAGATGAAGGACATCACCTTCGACCCGGCGATGAACGCCTTCGCCGTCCAGGCCGGCGCCCGGCTCGGCGAGGTCTACAAGGCGCTGTACGAGGGCTGGGGCGTGACGGTCCCGGGCGGTGTGTGCCCCGAGGTCGGCGTCGGCGGCCATGTCTCCGGAGGCGGGTACGGCCCGCTGTCCCGCCGGTTCGGCCTGGTCGTCGACCACCTGTACGCCGTCGAGGTCGTCGTCGCCGACAGGGGCGGCAGGGCCCGTACGGTCATCGCCACCCGCGAGGGCAACGACCCGCACCGCGACCTGTGGTGGGCGCACACCGGCGGTGGCGGCGGCGGGTTCGGCATCGTGACCAGGTTCTGGTTCCGCAGCCCGGGTGCCTCGGGCGGCCCGTCCTCGCTGCTGCCCAAGCCGCCCGCGCGGATGCGGGAGACGTATGTGACCTGGCCCTGGGCCCAGCTGACCGAGGCGGCCTTCACCCGTCTGGTGCTGAACCACGGCGCCTGGCACGCGGCGAACAGCGCTCCGGGATCCCCGTACTCGGTGATGCACAGCTCGTTCCAGCTGCACTCCTCGATCGCGGGGTCGATCCAGCTGGAGATCCGCATGGACGCCACGCTCCCGAACACCGCCCAGCTCCACGACGACTACATCAACGCGGTGAACGCGGGGGTCGGGGTGCAGCCGACGATCGACGTCAAGGAAGGAACATGGCTGGAGATCGCCCTGGAGCCGACCGCCAGCTACGGCGCGTACTCGCGGCAGAAGTCCATGGGCGGCCACCTGCGCAAGCCTCTGACGCCCACTCAGGTCGGCGCCGTCTACCGGTCGTTGAGCGATCCGACCCACTACGGCGTCGGCCTGGTGTATCTGGCGGCCTACGGCTGCCGGATCAACACGGTGCCCTCGTCCGCGACGGCGATCCCGCAGCGCGACTCCGTCATCAAGCTCTGGTACTCCAACAACTGGTCCGACCCCGCGCAGGACGAGGCCGAGGTCGACTGGGTGCGCACGCTGCGCAAGAACGTCCATGCCGAGACCGGGGGCTTCCCGGTGCCCAACGACCGGCAGGACGGCGGCTACATCAACTACCCCGACATCGACATGCGCGACCCGGCGCAGAACACGACCGGGGTGCCCTGGTACTCGCTGTTCTGGAAGGACAACTACCCCAGGCTCCAGCGGGTCAAGAACACCTACGACCCCAAGAACGTCTTCCGGCACGCCCTGTCCCTGGACCCCGCCTGA
- a CDS encoding DUF6069 family protein, with amino-acid sequence MTSSFPAADPAARGRRALPVWQAVAGAAALAAIVNLIVLFVGDAAGASLVLKLNGKSDEINAGGVIFMSIAAPVLGVTAAVLLARWKPVFLRVGQFAGGAVALLTAIGPLTVDTDGGTAATLVTMHLFVGFVAVSALEAIRRSRA; translated from the coding sequence ATGACCAGCAGTTTCCCCGCCGCCGACCCCGCCGCCCGTGGACGAAGAGCGCTGCCCGTGTGGCAGGCGGTGGCGGGGGCCGCTGCTCTCGCCGCGATCGTCAATCTCATCGTCCTGTTCGTCGGTGACGCCGCCGGCGCCTCGCTGGTCCTGAAGCTCAACGGCAAGTCCGACGAGATCAACGCCGGTGGCGTGATCTTCATGTCGATCGCCGCGCCGGTCCTGGGTGTCACCGCCGCCGTGCTGCTGGCCCGCTGGAAGCCGGTGTTCCTCCGGGTGGGGCAGTTCGCGGGCGGCGCGGTGGCGCTGCTCACCGCCATCGGCCCGCTGACGGTGGACACCGACGGCGGCACCGCCGCCACGCTGGTCACGATGCACCTGTTCGTCGGCTTCGTCGCGGTGAGCGCGCTGGAGGCGATCCGCCGGTCCCGCGCCTGA
- a CDS encoding response regulator transcription factor: MLSVDSEPQVAKALIRNLYRHGFQAESVPTGAQALQRFQSADLLLVDLDLPDLDGVELCRSIRSVCDVPIIVVTARDSELDRVLSLRAGSDDYVTKPYSLAELIARIEAVMRRASWRPASTEEAITVGPLGIDPHAREISLDGRPVDVTRKEFDLLYLLASQPGRVVTRRQIMAQVWRDSRSEPGRTIDTHVSSLRSKLGSSGWIVTARGVGFRLGRA; encoded by the coding sequence GTGCTCTCCGTCGACAGCGAGCCGCAGGTCGCGAAAGCACTCATCCGCAACCTGTACCGGCACGGATTCCAGGCGGAGAGCGTGCCGACCGGAGCGCAGGCGTTGCAGCGTTTCCAGAGCGCGGATCTGCTGCTCGTGGACCTCGATCTGCCCGACCTGGACGGGGTCGAACTCTGTCGCAGTATCCGGTCCGTCTGCGATGTGCCGATCATCGTCGTGACGGCACGTGACTCGGAACTGGACCGTGTGCTCAGTCTGCGCGCGGGTTCGGACGACTATGTGACCAAGCCCTACAGTCTCGCCGAACTGATCGCCCGCATCGAGGCCGTCATGCGCAGGGCCTCCTGGCGGCCGGCGTCCACCGAGGAGGCCATCACGGTCGGCCCGCTCGGCATCGACCCGCACGCGCGGGAGATAAGCCTCGACGGCCGGCCCGTGGACGTGACCCGCAAGGAATTCGATCTACTCTATCTGCTCGCCTCGCAGCCGGGCAGAGTGGTCACCCGCCGGCAGATCATGGCGCAGGTCTGGAGGGACTCCCGGTCGGAGCCGGGGCGCACCATCGACACGCATGTCAGCAGCCTGCGGAGCAAACTCGGATCGAGCGGCTGGATCGTCACCGCCCGCGGTGTCGGCTTCCGGCTGGGGCGCGCCTGA
- a CDS encoding 2-oxoacid:ferredoxin oxidoreductase subunit beta, with protein MPTEALHLVPRSEVPLTARNFKSDQEVRWCPGCGDYAILAAVQGFMPELGLAKENIVFVSGIGCSSRFPYYMNTYGMHSIHGRAPAIATGLASSRRDLSVWVVTGDGDALSIGGNHLIHALRRNVNLKILLFNNRIYGLTKGQYSPTSEVGKITKSTPMGSLDAPFNPVSLAIGAEASFVARTVDSDRKHLTDVLRQAAAHPGTALVEIYQNCNIFNDGAFDVLKDRQSAEEAVIRLEHGRPIRFGADGSRGVVRDPRTGDLQVVTVTPDNEADILVHDAHTASPTTAFALSRLADPDTLHHTPIGVFRSVDRPVYDTQMADQLDAAIEQNGKGDLAALLAGGDTWTVIG; from the coding sequence ATGCCCACTGAGGCTCTGCATCTCGTCCCCAGGTCCGAAGTTCCCCTGACGGCGAGGAATTTCAAGTCCGATCAGGAGGTGCGCTGGTGCCCGGGCTGCGGTGACTACGCGATCCTCGCCGCCGTGCAGGGCTTCATGCCCGAACTCGGCCTGGCGAAGGAGAACATCGTCTTCGTCTCGGGCATCGGCTGCTCGTCCCGCTTCCCGTACTACATGAACACCTACGGGATGCACTCCATCCACGGCCGCGCGCCCGCCATCGCGACCGGGCTGGCCTCCTCGCGCCGCGACCTGTCCGTATGGGTCGTCACCGGCGACGGCGACGCCCTGTCCATCGGCGGCAACCACCTCATCCACGCCCTGCGCCGCAACGTGAACCTGAAGATCCTCCTCTTCAACAACCGGATCTACGGCCTCACCAAGGGCCAGTACTCACCCACCTCCGAAGTCGGCAAGATCACCAAGTCGACACCGATGGGCTCCCTGGACGCCCCCTTCAACCCGGTCTCCCTGGCCATCGGCGCCGAGGCCTCCTTCGTCGCCCGGACCGTGGACTCCGACCGCAAACACCTCACCGACGTCCTGCGCCAGGCCGCCGCCCACCCCGGCACCGCCCTGGTGGAGATCTACCAGAACTGCAACATCTTCAACGACGGCGCCTTCGACGTCCTCAAGGACCGACAGTCCGCCGAGGAGGCCGTGATCCGCCTGGAGCACGGCCGGCCCATCCGCTTCGGCGCCGACGGCTCCCGCGGCGTGGTCCGCGACCCCCGCACCGGCGACCTCCAGGTCGTCACCGTCACCCCGGACAACGAGGCCGACATCCTGGTCCACGACGCCCACACCGCGTCCCCGACCACCGCGTTCGCCCTGTCCCGGCTCGCCGACCCCGACACCCTGCACCACACCCCCATCGGCGTGTTCCGCTCCGTCGACCGGCCCGTCTACGACACCCAGATGGCCGACCAGCTCGACGCCGCCATCGAACAGAACGGCAAGGGCGACCTCGCCGCCCTCCTCGCCGGCGGCGACACCTGGACCGTCATCGGCTGA
- a CDS encoding HipA family kinase, with protein MLRTVAATRYVAPLHSGGSVPGVVEADDLGTYVVKFTGAAQGHKALVAEIIVGELARALGLRFPELVLVHFDPAVGGHEPHQEVQDLLRASAGLNLGMDYLPGAKDFTPEVARTFRVDPLEAGKVVWLDALTVNVDRTVHSSNLMIWPTLGVAPPRLWLIDHGAALVFHHRWDGSAPEKAYDFRSHALGGHGPDTRAADAELAPEVTEDLLRAVLARVPDAWLMDEPGFASPDAVRDAYAGYLLARVRASAAWLPTDFPSREQLAAEDADRARRTRRDRPDWLKHVPDLHGRPAAEQDWTVHLG; from the coding sequence ATGCTGAGGACGGTCGCTGCAACGCGCTATGTCGCACCCCTGCACTCCGGCGGCTCCGTGCCAGGAGTCGTCGAGGCCGACGACCTGGGGACCTACGTCGTGAAGTTCACGGGGGCCGCGCAGGGCCACAAGGCGCTGGTCGCCGAGATCATCGTCGGCGAGCTGGCCCGGGCCCTCGGGCTGCGCTTCCCCGAGCTGGTCCTCGTGCACTTCGATCCGGCCGTGGGCGGGCACGAACCCCATCAGGAGGTGCAGGACCTGCTGAGGGCCAGTGCCGGGCTCAACCTCGGTATGGACTACCTCCCGGGCGCGAAGGACTTCACCCCCGAGGTCGCGCGGACGTTCCGGGTCGACCCGCTGGAGGCGGGCAAGGTGGTCTGGCTGGACGCCCTCACCGTGAACGTCGACCGCACGGTGCACAGCTCGAACCTCATGATCTGGCCCACCCTCGGCGTCGCGCCGCCCCGCCTGTGGCTGATCGACCACGGCGCCGCCCTCGTCTTCCACCACCGCTGGGACGGCTCGGCACCCGAGAAGGCGTACGACTTCAGGAGCCACGCGCTCGGCGGCCACGGCCCCGACACCCGCGCGGCCGACGCCGAGCTCGCCCCCGAGGTCACCGAGGACCTGCTGCGTGCGGTGCTGGCCCGGGTGCCCGACGCCTGGCTCATGGACGAGCCGGGCTTCGCGAGCCCGGACGCGGTCCGCGACGCGTACGCCGGGTACCTCCTCGCCCGTGTCCGCGCCTCGGCGGCCTGGCTCCCCACCGACTTCCCGAGCCGCGAACAGCTCGCCGCCGAGGACGCCGACCGCGCGCGGCGCACCCGGCGGGACCGCCCGGACTGGCTCAAGCACGTCCCGGACCTGCACGGCAGACCGGCCGCGGAACAGGACTGGACGGTGCACCTGGGCTGA
- a CDS encoding nucleotidyltransferase family protein yields the protein MTENKGEVAGLVLAAGGGRRLGGRPKALLPHRGRPLVEHAVEVLRAGGCARVHVVLGARAEEVRERASLAGCVLVDNPGWEEGMGSSLRAGLDSLAGSGARAALVSLVDQPGIGREAVARVLAAYASPRTLAAAAYDGERGHPVLFGADHWAGIAATAVGDRGARAYLKAHDDVIVLVECGDVARAYDIDTEADLVHLE from the coding sequence ATGACGGAGAACAAGGGCGAGGTGGCGGGGCTGGTGCTGGCGGCCGGAGGCGGGCGGCGGCTCGGGGGCCGGCCCAAGGCACTCCTGCCCCACCGGGGGCGGCCTCTCGTCGAACACGCGGTGGAGGTGCTGCGCGCCGGCGGCTGCGCCCGGGTCCATGTCGTCCTGGGCGCGCGGGCCGAGGAGGTACGGGAGCGGGCGTCCCTGGCGGGGTGCGTCCTGGTGGACAACCCCGGCTGGGAGGAGGGGATGGGCTCCTCGCTGCGGGCCGGGCTCGACTCGCTGGCGGGGTCGGGGGCGCGGGCCGCGCTGGTGTCGCTGGTCGACCAGCCGGGGATCGGCCGGGAGGCGGTGGCCCGCGTGCTGGCCGCGTACGCGTCCCCGAGGACGCTCGCCGCGGCGGCTTACGACGGTGAGCGCGGCCATCCGGTGCTGTTCGGGGCGGATCACTGGGCCGGCATCGCGGCGACGGCCGTCGGCGACCGGGGTGCGCGCGCCTATCTGAAGGCCCACGACGACGTGATCGTCCTCGTCGAGTGCGGGGACGTGGCCCGGGCGTACGACATCGACACGGAGGCCGACCTGGTCCACCTGGAGTGA
- a CDS encoding DUF5955 family protein: protein MLRSLGQRPLTGSDEDPRVAGLRTAVARLRRELAVHPVEFPDRGIAEDELASLAAMAAGGMPEIPRLRRSLLLVAGAIGSVSALATRLADVRDAVELFGEPPHRSRR from the coding sequence GTGTTGCGGAGCTTGGGGCAGAGACCGTTGACGGGCAGCGACGAGGATCCGAGGGTGGCGGGGCTGCGTACCGCCGTCGCCCGGCTGCGCCGTGAACTCGCCGTGCATCCCGTCGAGTTCCCCGACCGGGGCATCGCCGAGGACGAACTCGCGTCCCTCGCCGCGATGGCCGCCGGAGGCATGCCGGAGATTCCCCGGCTGCGCCGCTCGCTCCTCCTGGTCGCGGGCGCGATCGGTTCGGTGAGCGCTCTCGCGACCCGCCTCGCGGACGTCCGCGACGCGGTCGAGCTGTTCGGGGAACCCCCGCACCGCAGCCGCAGGTGA
- a CDS encoding response regulator transcription factor: MTVRLLLADDHPVVRAGLRAVLSAEPDFEIVAEASTAEAAVERAGAGGVDVVLMDLQFGAGMHGARATAAITARPGAPRVLVLTTYDTDADILAAVEAGACGYLLKDAPPEELSAAVRTAASGHSALAPKVADRLMDRMRTPAAALSRRELEVLELVKDGLSNQQISKELFLSQATVKSHLVHIYAKLGVDSRTSAVAAATERGVIRRGR; the protein is encoded by the coding sequence ATGACCGTCCGCCTGCTGCTCGCGGACGACCACCCCGTCGTCCGTGCGGGACTGCGCGCGGTGCTGTCCGCTGAGCCGGACTTCGAGATCGTCGCGGAGGCATCGACGGCCGAGGCCGCGGTGGAGCGGGCCGGGGCCGGCGGCGTGGACGTCGTCCTGATGGACCTCCAGTTCGGCGCCGGGATGCACGGCGCGCGGGCCACGGCGGCCATCACCGCACGCCCCGGGGCGCCTCGGGTCCTCGTCCTGACCACGTACGACACCGACGCGGACATCCTCGCCGCGGTCGAGGCGGGCGCCTGCGGCTATCTCCTCAAGGACGCCCCTCCGGAGGAGCTGTCCGCCGCGGTGCGCACCGCCGCCTCGGGGCACTCGGCGCTCGCCCCGAAGGTCGCCGACCGGCTCATGGACCGGATGCGCACCCCCGCCGCCGCTCTGAGCCGTCGTGAGCTGGAGGTCCTGGAACTGGTCAAGGACGGGCTCTCGAACCAGCAGATCAGCAAGGAACTGTTTCTGAGCCAGGCGACCGTGAAGTCCCATCTGGTGCACATCTACGCGAAGTTGGGTGTGGACTCCCGCACCTCGGCCGTGGCGGCGGCCACCGAGCGGGGGGTCATCCGCAGAGGGCGCTAG
- a CDS encoding sensor histidine kinase: MNVRRHSPVVAVLRLCLYVLLAGLLLLAAVRSGDTGHPTAVVLSVLVTGAVLVAGAVSPAVHRSRRAAAWWVAALSASWLALVALSPDGLWVAFPLYFLQLHLLPVRWSLPAVALTAGAAVASFVAHGAPLSPGAFIGPLLGAGVAVATVLGYEALYRESERRRELIEELIATRAELAEAERAAGTLAERERLAREIHDTLAQGLSSIQLLMRAAQRLLPADSPAAPHLEQARVTAQDNLAEARRFVRALTPPDLEHGSLAAALERLCRSAAVDSPKVHFSVSGTPAELPTPYEVALLRIAQSALGNTLRHAHADRVEITLSFMDGSVTLDVVDDGAGFVPGGVRPDGDGAESGDAAGGGVTGGGMAGGGADGGFGLPAMRSRARSLGGTFTVESAPGQGTAVAVTLPLPVTGEGPGTSPAPADGTRSGSAYTAGSRT; this comes from the coding sequence ATGAATGTCCGCCGCCACTCCCCCGTCGTCGCCGTCCTGCGGCTCTGTCTGTACGTCCTGCTCGCTGGCCTTCTCCTGCTGGCCGCCGTCCGTTCCGGGGACACCGGGCACCCGACGGCGGTCGTCCTGTCGGTCCTGGTGACGGGCGCCGTGCTCGTGGCGGGCGCGGTCTCCCCAGCGGTGCACCGCTCACGGCGGGCGGCCGCATGGTGGGTGGCCGCTCTCAGCGCGAGCTGGCTGGCGCTGGTCGCGCTCTCGCCGGACGGCCTGTGGGTGGCGTTCCCGCTGTACTTCCTGCAACTGCATCTGCTGCCGGTGCGCTGGAGCCTGCCCGCGGTCGCCCTGACCGCCGGGGCGGCCGTCGCGAGCTTCGTGGCGCACGGCGCGCCCCTGAGCCCCGGCGCGTTCATCGGTCCGCTGCTGGGCGCGGGGGTCGCCGTCGCCACGGTCCTCGGGTACGAGGCCCTGTACCGCGAGAGCGAGCGCCGCCGCGAGCTGATCGAGGAGCTGATCGCCACGCGCGCGGAGCTGGCGGAGGCCGAACGCGCCGCGGGCACGCTCGCGGAACGGGAGCGGCTGGCCCGCGAGATCCACGACACCCTCGCCCAGGGCCTGTCCAGCATTCAGCTCCTGATGCGGGCCGCCCAGCGTCTGCTTCCCGCGGACTCACCGGCGGCCCCGCATCTGGAGCAGGCCCGGGTGACCGCGCAGGACAACCTCGCCGAGGCCCGCCGGTTCGTCCGCGCGCTCACCCCGCCCGATCTGGAGCACGGCTCGCTGGCCGCCGCGCTGGAGCGGCTGTGCCGGTCGGCAGCCGTGGACTCGCCGAAGGTCCACTTCTCGGTGAGCGGCACTCCGGCCGAGCTCCCGACGCCGTACGAGGTGGCCCTGCTGCGGATCGCGCAGTCGGCGCTCGGCAACACGCTGCGCCACGCGCACGCCGACCGCGTGGAGATCACGCTCAGCTTCATGGACGGCTCCGTGACGCTGGACGTGGTGGACGACGGTGCGGGCTTCGTCCCCGGCGGCGTACGCCCGGACGGGGACGGCGCGGAGAGCGGCGATGCGGCGGGAGGCGGGGTGACGGGAGGAGGCATGGCGGGAGGCGGTGCGGACGGGGGCTTCGGGCTTCCCGCGATGCGCTCGCGCGCTCGGTCGCTGGGCGGGACGTTCACCGTCGAGTCGGCGCCCGGACAGGGCACGGCGGTGGCGGTCACGCTGCCGCTTCCCGTCACCGGGGAAGGGCCGGGAACGAGCCCGGCCCCCGCGGACGGCACCCGGTCCGGGTCCGCGTACACCGCAGGGAGCCGGACATGA
- a CDS encoding ABC transporter permease has product MFVAWRDLRFAKGRFALMGSVVVLITLLVGLLSGLTAGLAEENTSAVTALPADHLAFAAPAAGQPVSFTGAPVPADARETWAGRPGVASAEPIGVRTLNAAAGSRTAAVSSFAVRPGSGIAPPGVAPGRAVLSEKAAAALGVTAGDRIRLGGTDLTVAAVAGRASYSHTPVVWTDFSGTATVIALRAHGADLRAADRAAGTKTFTRGDALTAIGSYQAENGSLQLMRGFLFVISALVTGAFFTVWTIQRSPDIAVLKALGASTPYLLRDALGQAVFMLATGTLLGTALAAAAGALVRGGEVPFALDATTVLGPAAVTIALGALGAGLSVRRITAVDPLTALASAR; this is encoded by the coding sequence ATGTTCGTCGCATGGAGAGACCTACGGTTCGCCAAGGGGCGGTTCGCCCTGATGGGATCCGTCGTCGTACTGATCACCCTGCTCGTGGGGCTGCTGTCCGGGCTGACCGCCGGGCTCGCCGAGGAGAACACCTCGGCGGTGACCGCGCTGCCCGCCGACCACCTGGCCTTCGCCGCGCCGGCCGCGGGGCAGCCCGTGTCCTTCACCGGCGCGCCGGTGCCCGCCGACGCCCGGGAGACCTGGGCCGGCCGGCCCGGTGTCGCCTCGGCCGAACCCATCGGCGTCCGCACCCTGAACGCGGCCGCCGGGAGCCGCACGGCCGCGGTGTCCTCGTTCGCCGTACGGCCGGGCTCCGGCATCGCCCCGCCGGGGGTCGCGCCCGGCCGGGCCGTGCTGTCCGAGAAGGCCGCCGCCGCGCTCGGGGTGACCGCCGGGGACCGGATACGGCTCGGCGGCACCGACCTGACCGTCGCGGCCGTCGCCGGCCGTGCCTCGTACAGCCACACACCGGTCGTATGGACCGACTTCTCCGGTACGGCGACCGTCATCGCCCTGCGCGCCCACGGCGCCGACCTGCGGGCGGCCGACCGCGCCGCCGGCACGAAGACCTTCACCCGGGGCGACGCCCTCACCGCCATCGGCTCCTACCAGGCCGAGAACGGCTCCCTCCAGCTCATGCGCGGATTCCTCTTCGTCATCTCGGCGCTCGTCACCGGTGCGTTCTTCACCGTCTGGACCATCCAGCGGTCGCCCGACATCGCGGTGCTGAAGGCGCTGGGCGCCTCCACCCCGTATCTGCTGCGCGACGCGCTCGGGCAGGCCGTGTTCATGCTCGCCACCGGGACGCTGCTCGGCACCGCTCTCGCCGCCGCCGCGGGCGCGCTCGTGCGGGGAGGCGAGGTGCCCTTCGCGCTGGACGCCACGACCGTGCTCGGACCGGCCGCCGTCACGATCGCCCTCGGGGCGCTCGGCGCGGGACTGTCCGTCCGCCGGATCACCGCCGTCGACCCACTGACCGCGCTGGCGAGCGCCCGATGA
- a CDS encoding ABC transporter ATP-binding protein: MSLTLDDITLTYPDGDGRLTALDGVGLLVPAGTATAVVGPSGSGKSSLLAVAATLVAPDRGRVLVGGTETGALTSAERAVLRRREIGIVFQQPNLLPSLTALEQLQVMGHLDGRSQVAARARELLDAVGLGELAHRRPHQLSGGQRQRVNIARALVNEPSVLLVDEPTSALDHERGTAVIDLLLRLTRERGTATVLVTHDRAHLGAVDAVREMTDGRLEASATAPLTTRLTAPAGGRAAE; this comes from the coding sequence ATGAGCCTGACCCTCGACGACATCACCCTCACCTACCCCGACGGAGACGGCCGGCTGACCGCCCTGGACGGCGTCGGCCTCCTGGTGCCGGCCGGAACGGCGACCGCCGTCGTGGGGCCCTCCGGCTCCGGCAAGTCCAGCCTCCTGGCGGTCGCCGCGACCCTGGTCGCCCCGGACCGCGGGCGCGTCCTCGTCGGCGGTACGGAGACGGGGGCGCTGACCTCCGCCGAGCGGGCCGTCCTGCGGCGGCGTGAGATCGGCATCGTGTTCCAGCAGCCGAACCTGCTGCCCTCACTGACCGCGCTGGAGCAGCTCCAGGTGATGGGCCACCTGGACGGGCGAAGCCAAGTGGCAGCGCGCGCACGGGAGTTGCTGGACGCGGTCGGCCTCGGCGAGCTGGCGCACCGGCGCCCGCATCAGCTGTCCGGGGGCCAGCGGCAGCGGGTGAACATCGCCCGCGCCCTGGTCAACGAGCCGTCGGTGCTCCTGGTCGACGAGCCGACCAGCGCCCTCGATCACGAACGCGGCACCGCGGTGATCGATCTGCTGCTCCGGCTCACCCGGGAGCGCGGCACGGCGACCGTCCTCGTGACGCACGACCGCGCCCACCTCGGCGCGGTGGACGCGGTGCGGGAGATGACGGACGGGCGTCTGGAGGCATCCGCCACCGCACCGCTCACCACCCGCCTCACCGCGCCTGCCGGCGGGCGCGCGGCAGAATGA
- a CDS encoding IclR family transcriptional regulator: MPPSSASTTDARSSAASGGVQSLERAFDLLERMADAGGEVGLSELSASSGLPLPTIHRLMRTLVACGYVRQQANRRYALGPRLIRLGESASRLLGTWARPYLARLVEETGETANMALLDGDEIVYVAQVPSKHSMRMFTEVGRRVLPHSTGVGKALLAHTPDDEVRALLSRTGMPAATEKTITTPDGFLAALAEVRRTGYAVDDNEQEIGVRCLAVSVPDSPTAAAISISGPAGRVTEAATDTIVPVLQQVAAELSEALASSGPGAG, encoded by the coding sequence GTGCCGCCGTCCAGCGCCAGCACCACCGACGCCCGATCCTCCGCCGCCAGTGGCGGCGTCCAGTCCCTCGAGCGCGCCTTCGATCTGCTGGAGCGCATGGCGGACGCCGGGGGCGAGGTCGGTCTGAGCGAGCTCTCCGCGAGCAGCGGCCTGCCGCTGCCCACCATTCACCGGCTGATGCGCACCCTCGTGGCCTGCGGATACGTACGGCAGCAGGCCAACCGCCGGTACGCGCTCGGCCCCCGTCTCATCCGGCTCGGCGAGTCGGCCTCCCGGCTGCTCGGCACCTGGGCCCGCCCGTATCTGGCGCGTCTGGTGGAGGAGACCGGCGAGACGGCGAACATGGCGCTGCTCGACGGGGACGAGATCGTCTACGTGGCCCAGGTCCCCTCCAAGCACTCGATGCGCATGTTCACCGAGGTGGGCCGCCGGGTGCTGCCCCACTCCACCGGTGTCGGCAAGGCCCTGCTGGCCCACACCCCGGACGACGAGGTGCGCGCGCTGCTCTCCCGTACGGGCATGCCCGCCGCGACGGAGAAGACGATCACCACTCCGGACGGCTTCCTCGCCGCGCTCGCCGAGGTCCGCCGGACCGGCTACGCGGTCGACGACAACGAGCAGGAGATCGGCGTCCGCTGTCTCGCCGTCTCCGTGCCCGACTCCCCGACCGCCGCCGCCATCTCGATCTCCGGGCCGGCCGGCCGGGTCACCGAGGCCGCCACCGACACGATCGTGCCGGTGCTCCAGCAGGTCGCGGCCGAACTGTCGGAGGCCCTGGCCAGCTCGGGTCCGGGCGCCGGCTGA